The genomic DNA ATGAAAAAGGGAGTAGATATCGGGCAAGTAGCTAGAGTTACCAAAGCTTTTGCCGATGAAAATATTATGGTACATGCCTATTTAATGTTTGGTTTTCCTACGGAAACAGCGCAGGAAACTATTGATTCTTTAGAAGTTGTACGTCAGTTATTTCAGAATAATTGCATTCAATCTGCTTTCTGGCATCAATTTGCGTGTACAAGCCACAGTCCAGTTGGTAAAAATCCGGATGCATTTGAAATTAATATAACAGGGCCAGAATTTAAAGGTTTTGCTGAAAATGATTTGTATCACGAAGATCCAACAGGAGCAGAGCACCATTTATATAGCGAGGGATTAAATTTAGCTCTAAATAATTATTTAAATTATAAAGGATTTGAAATTCCTTTGCATGAATATTTTGATTTTAAAGTTCCAAAAATAACATTAGAAAATAATTTAGTAAAAGGTTTTCTAAAGGTATAATCACTAAAAAATCATTTCAATTAAATGAAATGATTTTGTAAAACTGTGCATGGTATTTTAATTTAGAGCTAAATTAAATTTCTTAGTTTTTAGTTTTTGGATCTGGTAAAATTATATGTTGTTTGGCTTTTCTTCTGCGTAATGATTGTTGTTCTACAGAATTATTCTTCCAATTTATTTTAATATGTAATTCTTTTATTTTTATAGATAAGTAACTGATATACCCCTTAAAAACTTCTTCTTCTGTTTTTAGTTTAGATAAATCTTGTTTTGAAAAATTATTTTGGATTTCCCTTGCTTTTAAATTCAAATACTCAAATTCAGATTTATTAACCTGATCAATTAAACGATGCTGTTTTAAATTTTTTATTGGTTCTCTTGAATTTTTTCTATTTGTTATCGTTTTTACAACAGCTAAAAAAGAATCATTTTTTTTACGTACTTCATTTTCTGTATTTACAAACGCTCTATCATGAGCATCTCTTATGCTTGTTCTTTTTTTATTTGCTGTAGTTGGGCGTTTTGTTGTTTCTTCAACATAAACACCGGGTGTTTTTCTAACATTTAGAAGCTGAACATATGCTGTGTAAATCTCATTTTCACTTTTAAAATTCTTTCCTAAATGGCCTTCAATTCTGTAAAACTCTGTTTCAAAACTCTTTTGAACCTCACTTAACTCTAAATTCAAATACTCAGTTTCCAATTTATTTATTTGTGAAATTAGAGGATTATTTTCTTTGTTAACTATTGGTTGACTTCCTGGGTTTTTCTTAATAATGATATCAATGCCCGAAATTGGATCACTTCCTCCTTGTTTATTTTGAGAAAACGCAAAAGTAGATACTAAAGTTAACACTAATAATAAGGTCTTTTTTTTCATAATTATAACTATTTTAAAAGAACAACTATCTTGATTATTCAATTTTAATTTTAAAATTGAATTTCAGTTTTAGATAAAATGAACACATATTTAAACTCTTTTTTATCTGTTCTTTAAACTGGTTGCTAAATTAGCTTTTTTTACTCGGGAATTGAATAGGGGAAAAGCCCCTGTTTTAGAAAGTACTTTTCTTATAAGACAAATTTTTCAAAGATCTCTTGTAATTCTATTTCAGGGTTTTCACACAAACCAGTATGTGTTTTAGAACTTTGTATAATAGTACTTCTACAAGCTGCAAGCCACCTAAAACGGTCAGAAATTTCTAACCCACCAATTTTTCCTCCAAAAGCTTCTCCTTCGCAAATTAATTTCCATGCATTTAAATAATCATTTAAAACAGTTAATTCTAAATCTGGCGCTAGTGCTTTTAATTTATCAGGATTGATGTGGTATTTTACAGCTAAGAACTTCTTTCGTTTTGAAAAAAGAAGCACGCCAACATTAAAAAACTCTTCACGTTCTACTTTTGGAACAACTCTAACAATTGCATATTCGAATGTAACTTTATCTTGCATCTTCTGCTTCTTTAACTAAAATATCAATCATAGCAATTTTTGCATTTAAAAAAGCAATATATGCAGCTCTCATTTCATTCGGACTCATAGAATCGCCTTCACTTAACAACCAATCTTCAGGAATCTTCGAAATAATTTCAGTGATAACATCCATATTTATAATTTGTTTTATTGCTGCGGAAGCTTCTGGCAAAGAAGTTGCTTTCGGTAAAAGTACATGGTCTTTTACTAAAGGAAAAGTTCTTGTTAGATGGCTTTCCCAAGTTTGCCAATTATGATGGAAATACAAACTTGCACCATTATCAATTACCCATAATTCATTTTTCCAATTTAACAAGTTGGTGTTTTTTGCCGTTCTATCAATATTGCTAATTAGACTGTCTAGAACTATAATTTTAGAAGCCGTTAAACCATCAACTTCAGAAACCAAAGGATCATACGTAATCGCGCTAGATAAAAAATGCAAACCTAGATTTAAACCGATACTAAATTTTAGTAAATCTTGAATTTCTTCATCGGGTTCTGTTTTACTAAATGAGTCGTCTAAATTCATGAAGACCAATTCCGGAACATTTAAGTTCATAGCTCTAGCCAATTCACCTCCAATAAATTCGGCAATTAATGCTTTCTTTCCTTGTCCTGCACCTCTAAATTTTAAGACGTATAAAAAACCATCGTCTGCTTTTACAATTGCAGGCAAAGAACCACCTTCTCGTAAAGGTTGTAAATATTGAGTAACATTTACGGTTCTAATATCTATTTTATTCATAATTACTAAAATATACTATTTAAAGAAATTTAAGGTAAAAAGAAAATTTTATTATAAGGCTAGTTTTTTACCTACTTCTGGTATTCGTCAAAAGTACCATCAGAATAGAAGACGACAATACGTTGTATTTTTTTTCCACCACTTTCAGAATTGGTTTGAAATAAAGAAGGAGCAGAAGTAGTGTTGTTTTCTTTGGAAACGTCAACTTTAGGAAAAATACCTTTTCCTTTTAACAACCAATGGATATCTACATCTTTAAATTCTGAAGTCACTTTAAGAATAAAATCTAAGCTTGGTTTATTTCTTCCAGATAGAATATGAGAAATGCTAGAGCGTTGCACGCCCACTTTGTCTGCAAAGGTAGATGCCGAAAGTTGATGATGTTCCATCAATTTTTTTAGTCTGTTTGTAAAATCTTCACTGTTTATCATTGTAACAACTTACTGTTTTACAAATGTAAAACTTATCGTTTTAACTACAATGTTAAATCTTATTTAAAATGAATTACGTTAATAACGATATGAAGTAAAGCTTTAGTTAATTAGTGTAATTTACTAAATAACAGATATTTATAACTTAATTATAACGATTATCTATACAATGAATGTTACCTGTGCACTAAAGTGAATCTCGTTTTTAAATTTGTTTACAAAAGTAATAAAAATTAAAACAAAGCCTGTTTACATTTGTAACATTTTAAGAATTTACATTTGTAACATTTTAGTTTGATTACAAATGTGATTCGTTTATTTTTGTCGTAGATATTACAACAGCTAGTTATGAGTTTACTATCAATAGATTTTTTAGAAACAATATTCAACAAAGAAAAAGAAAGCACTCTTTCTGGAAAATGGATTCGTTATAATGACATTAAAGAATTATTCCAAAAATATGAAGACACTTTTAAAGTAACTCAATTAGGAACTTCGGAACAAGAAACACCTATTTATAAACTAAAAATTGGCGCGGGAGAAAAGAAGATTCTATTGTGGTCTCAAATGCACGGTAACGAAAGTACAGGTACAAAAGCATTATTTGACCTCTTTAACTGTTTCTTAAATTCAACTGAAATAGAAATAAAATTTATCTTAGAGACATGTACGCTTCTTTTTATACCGATGCTAAATCCTGATGGAGCAGAAGTATATACGAGGGTAAATGGCAATAATATTGATTTAAATAGAGATGCAGTAGACAGAAAAGCTAAGGAAAGCAAACTTTTACGTGGTATTTTAGAAGCGTTTAATCCGCTATTTTGCTTCAATTTACATGACCAAAGAACAATCTTTAATGTAGAACACACCAAAAACCCTGCAACCATCTCTTTTTTAGCTCCTTCAGAAGAAGAAACTAGAGCCTTAACAACGGGTAGAAAAGAAACGATGAACGTTATTGTTGCTATGAATGAGATGCTGCAAAATGCAATACCTAATTATGTTGGTAGATATACAGACGAGTTCTATCCAACAGCAACGGGAGATAATTTTCAGAAACTAGGATATAATACAATATTAATTGAATCTGGTCATTACCCAGAAGATTATATAAGAGAAGATTCTAGAAAATATACTTTTTTCTCTATTTTTCAAGGAATCTACCACATCGCAAAAACGACTAATTTTAGCTCTTATAAAGATTATTTTAAAATCCCAAATAACGACAAAATTTTTTATGATGTTATTCATAGATTTCCAAATTCTAAACAGAATGTTGGGTATCAATTTAAAGATGAAATAATTGATAATAAATTAATTTCAAAACTAATTAAAATTGAAGAAAATAGCTTAAATGGCAAAATTGGGCATCACGAAATCGTTTTCGAAAGCTAAAAAAATTAGATATTTCTCATTTTATTCATTGTTTAATTAAATTAAAATCATAAATTTGCATATATAATTGAATAATATATAAAATATGAAAAAATTCATCTTAGACGAAATCGATCATCAAATTTTAGACATCTTAATAGAAAATGCAAGAACACCCTTTACCGATATTGCAAAACAATTATTAGTGTCTGCAGGAACAATTCATGTTCGTGTAAAAAAGATGGAAGATGAGGGTATTATTCAAGGTTCCACTTTAACATTAAACTACGAAAAAATGGGCTATTCTTTTATAGCACATGTTGGTGTTTACTTAGAAAAAACATCTATGACACAGAGCGTTATAGAGAACTTAAGAAAAATATCTAATGTTACTGTAGCGTACGTAACTGCTGGGAAATATAATATTTTCTGTAAAGTAAGAGCAAAAGGAACTAATGATGCAAAAGATATAATTTATGAAATAGATGATATTCCTGGTGTAAATAGAACAGAAACTATGATTGCTTTAGAGGAAAGCATTAATGATAAAAAAAGAATGATGCATGCAATTTTTAAAGAATTGTAGCATTCAAAAGCCATCAATTTAATATAAAACCTTATCAAAAAAAATGATAAGGTTTTTTTTATGGATTATACTTTGGAATGGTTAAGTTTGTTATAATTATGAAATTTATAATTTATGTCTAATAAAATTAAATTTATCGCAAACTCTATCCCAAAAGAACAATTATTATCTCTTTATAGAAACATACTAAAACCTCGTTTAATTGAAGAGAAAATGCTTATTCTTCTCCGCCAAGGAAAAATCTCTAAATGGTTTTCGGGTATTGGGCAAGAGGCTATTTCTGTTGGTGTAACCGCTGCTTTGTATGATGACGAGTATATTTTGCCAATGCACAGAAATTTAGGTGTTTTTACAACTAGAAACATTCCTTTATATCGACTATTTTCTCAATGGCAAGGAAAAATGAATGGTTTTACAAAAGGTAGAGATCGAAGTTTTCACTTTGGTACACAAGAATACAATATAGTAGGAATGATTTCTCATTTAGGCCCACAATTAGGGATCGCAGACGGAATCGCATTAGGAAACAAATTAAAAAACAACAATAAAGTGTGTGCTGTTTTTACAGGAGAAGGTGGCACCAGTGAAGGTGATTTTCATGAAGCTTTAAACGTAGCATCTGTTTGGAATTTACCTGTTTTATTTTGTGTTGAAAATAATGGGTATGGTTTATCTACACCATCTGAAGAGCAATTTAACTGTAAAAATATTGCAGACAAAGGGATTGGTTACGGAATGGAAAGCTTTATTATTGATGGTAATAATATTTTAGAAGTCTATTCTAAGGTTTCTGAAATTGCAGAAAGTATTCGTAAAAAACCAAGACCTGTTTTATTAGAGTTTAAAACTTTTAGAATGCGAGGGCACGAAGAGGCAAGTGGTACAAAATACGTTCCGCAAGAAACGTTAGATTTATGGGCACAAAAAGATCCTTTAGAGAACTTTAAAAACTTTTTAAAAGAGGAAAACATTTTAACGGATGTAATTGAAAACGAGTATAAAAATGAAATTACCGAAGAAATAAATAAGCATTTAGAAAAAGCCTATAACGAAGACAAGATTGTTCCTAATCTAGAAACCGAATTAAAGGATGTTTTTAAAGAATATGAATTTGAAGACATAAAACCTTCGATAGAAAAGAAAAACATACGTTTTGTAGATGCCGTTTCTGAAGGATTACTTCAATCTATGGAAAAACATGATGACTTGGTAATTATGGGGCAAGATGTTGCCGAATATGGTGGCGTTTTTAAAATTACAGATGGTTTTGTAGAAAAATTTGGTAAAGAACGTGTTCGAAATACTCCAATTTGTGAATCTGCTATTGTTTCTGCAGCCTATGGTTTGTCTGTAAACGGAATAAAAGCTGTGGTAGAAATGCAATTTGCAGATTTTGTTTCTTCTGGTTTTAATCCGGTTGTAAATTTATTAGCGAAATCTCATTACAGATGGCAGCAAAATGCAGATATTGTAGTTAGAATGCCTTGTGGTGCTGGCGTTGGTGCAGGTCCTTTTCATAGTCAAACAAATGAAGCTTGGTTTACAAAAACACCGGGTTTAAAAGTGGTATATCCTGCTTTTCCTCAAGATGCAAAAGGTTTGTTAATTGCTGCAATTAATGATCCAAATCCTGTTTTATTTTTTGAACACAAAGCTTTGTATAGGTCTCTGTATACTGATGTTTCTGAGAATTATTTTACGACAGAAATTGGGAAGGCAGCACTGATAAAAGAAGGAGACGAGATTACAATTATTAGTTATGGCGCTCCAATTCACTGGGTTTTAGAATGTTTAGAAAACAACACTACAATTTCTGCGGATGTTGTCGACTTAAGAACTTTACAACCTTTAGATACAGATACCATTTATGCTTCTGTAAAAAAGACAGGAAAGGTAATAATTGTACAAGAAGATTCTCTTTTTGGTGGAATTTCAAGTGATATTTCCGCATTAATAAATGAAAATTGTTTTGAATTTTTAGATGCACCTGTAAAAAGAGTGGCGAGTTTAGAAACTCCAATTCCGTTTGAACCTAGTTTAGAAAAACAATATTTAGGAAAAAATAGGTTAGAAGAAAGCATTCAATCACTCTTAAATTACTAAAATAATTGTTGTTTTTTTGTGTGTTGCTATCAACTCAAATGAATTTTATATTCTGAAATTTCACAAAAAAGGAATGAATCTGTTTTAGGAGTTTTGGAAAGGAACAAGAATTACGTTAAAAAAGGAATCACTCAAAAGAAAGCTGTAAAATAAGTTTGAAATTACATAACAAATTTCCTAAATATTCTTATTTTTAAGAACTTTTATCAATCTTATGAAGAACAAACAAATCATTTTAAAGAATAGACCAAAAGGTTATCCAGACGCAACTACTTGGAAATTAGAAACTGAAACGATTCCTGAATTAGAAGAAGGGGAAATCTTGATTCAACATCATTATGTTTCTTTAGACCCTGCAATGCGTGGTTGGATGAACGACACAAAATCTTACATTCCGCCCGTAGAATTAGAGCATGTAATGCGTGCTGGCGCTATTGGAAAGGTGATTAAAAATAACAACAATCCGAAATTTGAAATTGGAGATTGTGTTACAAGTTGGGGCGGAGTGCAGCAATATTCTGTTTCCAATGGAGATGGTTGGTTTAAGGTTGATGAGAAATTGGCTTCGATGCCAATGTATTTAGGGACCTTAGGAATGCCGGGAATGACGGCTTATTTCGGTATTTTAGAAGTTGGAAAAATAAAAGAAGGAGACATTGTTTTGGTTTCTGGAGCTGCAGGAGCCGTTGGTTCTATTGTCGGCCAAATTGCAAAACTAAAAGGTTGTACCGTTATTGGTATTGCTGGCGGACCAGAAAAATGTGAGTATCTTAAAAATGAATTGGGTTTTGATGATGCAATAGATTACAAAAACGAAAATATTTATTCAGCTTTAAAAAAGAAATGTCCAAAAGGAATTGACGTATTTTTTGATAATGTTGGGGGTGTAATTTTAGACGCAGCTTTAAGTAAATTAAGAATGCATGCAAAAGTTGTTATTTGTGGTGCAATTTCGCAATACAATAACAAACATAAAATTAACGGTCCTAGTAATTATTTATCTTTATTAGTAACCCGCTCTACTATGCAGGGTATGGTTGTGATGGATTATTCGAAAGATTTTGGAAAAGCTGCAAAAGAAATGGGCGTTTGGCTAGAAGAAGGAAAACTTAAGTCTAAAGAAGATATTTATGAAGGGATAGAAAACTTTCAAGAAACGTACAACAGACTTTTTTCTGGAGAAAAGAAAGGCAAATTAGTTTTAAAAGTAATAGCATAGTGGAACAGGAACATTTTTTTCAATGTCCGCACTGTTGGGAAGAAATTTCTATGATTTTAGACGCAAGCGTTCGACAACAAACTTATATAGAAGATTGTGAGGTTTGTTGCAATCCTATAGAAGTTTCACCAACTTTTGAAGATGGAGAGTTAATCGAGTTTAGATCTCTGTCTATAGAACAATAAAAATGGAACATCACTTTTTAGTGGTGTTTTTTTTTGAAGCTATTTCCTGCTTTTCGCACTCGCTTTTTTTATTCAGAAAAAGAATAAAAAAGAGCTCAAACAAATGCTTCAATCAGGGCTAAAATAGTAGCTAATTATATAAGTAACTCTAAAATAGTTATTTTTCTACTAAAGGGTTTGCCCAAGAAAACTCTTCAAATAAAGAAATCCAATCATCAGGAAAAGTGGCTTTTAGAACCAATTCTTCATTTGTAAAAGGATGTTTAAACGCTAGTTTTCCAGCATGTAAAAACATATTTTTCCAGCCAAAATTTTCATCAAACATTAAATCGTGATTTTTATCTCCATACTTTGCATCACCAATTAAAGGATGACTAATTTTACTTGTATGCACTCTTAATTGATGCATTCTACCTGTTTTTGGTTTTAACTCTATCAAACTATAACGAGAAGAATCGTAAGGTTTTACAGGAACATCTAAGGTAACTTGTGCCAATGTTTTTAAATGTGTTAAAGCTTCTTTATGCACATTGGCATCACGTCCCTTTACAGGAGAATCTATTGTCTTTGCTTCTGGTGAAAAACCTCTTACAACTCCGTAATACGTTTTTTCAATTTCATTATTTGTGAATAATTCTTGAAACTTAGAAACAAAAGTGGTTTCTTTTGCTAATAAAATAATTCCTGAAGTTTTTCTATCTAACCTATGAATAGGATATACTTTTAGCCCTTTTTCTTCTTGAATTAGTTGTAAAAGAGAAGTTTCATCTGCAACATTCCTAGAATGATGTGCATGGTGAACCAACATATTATTTGGTTTGCTTACACATAAAAGATATTCATCTTCAAAAACGACTGTTATACTCATTTCTATTTTTTAGACTTCAAAAATACCATTTAATTTGTGATATCTTTAAATATTTTTTAAATTGAATTTAGTATATTATAGGTGTAAATAATTTGTTAAACATCATATTATGAGAACAGCTATTTTAAGTATTTTAATAATTATTATGAGTTGTGCAAGTGCTAAAAATACTTTTACATTGGGCAGAAGTAAATAACTTAAAAGAACAGGTTCATAGTAATAATATCGAAGCTACTTTTAATTGGGCACAACCTATGTCTTTAAATAATAATGTAAGAGGTTTAGAGAAGTTACTACCACAAGGAAGCTCTTCTAATAATATTAATTTAATTGGGAATTCTAATTTCTTCCGAATTAAAAATGATCGTATTCATATAGATTTGCCTTATTATGGGCAACAACAAATGTCTAGAGGATATACTTCTGATGGCGGAATTAAATTCAAAGGAGCAGCAGCCAAAGTCGTAAAAATATACAATGCCGAAAAAGGAGCCTATGTATTGAAATACTCTTTGAATGCTGAAAATGAAAACTATGAAGTATTACTAACACTTTATGCCAATAATAAAAGTAATTTGAATGTGAGTAGCAGTCATAGATCAAATATTTCTTACACAGGGAGTTGGTCTGCATTAAAAAAAACTTCTAATTAAAAGTTTATTTTCAATTACTTACACTGCTTTTTTTTTCGTTAAATTTAAATATTGCACCAATAATAAAGATGCAACACCACAAACGAAAAAGCCAATAAATAGCGGTAGCGCTGTTTTATTTATAAAGCTACCAATATAAGTTGCAATTGGTACTGCCATAATGGTAGAAACAAAACCATTAATTGCTGCTCCAATACCAGCAATATGACCAATTGGCTGCATCGCTAATGCTCTTGTATTACCAAATAAAAATCCGATTGCAAAAAATTGCAACCAAAAAAAGGTTACTAATATGTAAATACTCGGATTGCTTTCTCCGGAATACAGTAGAATATAAACAACAGGAACTAATGTAAAAACAATAGTAAAAATCTTTATTAATTTAAGCATTCCTAATTTTACAACTAAAGTTCCGTTTAAAAAGGTTGCAAAACCAATACCAATGGCAAGACCCGCAAAAATAAAAGGAAATTCTTCTTTTAGATTGTATTGTTGCTCAAAAATTTGTTGACTTGCACTTAAATACACCATGAAAGAACCTGTAATAAAACCAGAAAATAAGGTGAAAATTACAGCATCTTTATGCCTTAAAAACTCTTTAACACCACTAACAAAAAGAGAGATTTTAAACTTCTTTCTTTTTTCTGGTTGCAAGGTTTCTGGTTGTCTCTTCCAAAGCCAAATCATTACAAAGAAACCAAATAATAACTGACTGTAAAAGATAGATTTCCAACCATACAAATCTAACATTATCTTACCTATTGCTGGTGCTACAACGGGTACAAGAATGAAAATAACTACAATAAAAGACATTACTTTGGCCATGTAGTTTCCGCTAAAACGATCTCTAACCATTGCGATGCTTATGGTTCTTGGAGCAGAAAGGCCAATTCCTTGTAAAATTCTACCCACAATCATCATTTCTAAACTAGTTGCAAAAACACAGACTAAACTAGCTAGAGAAAAAACAACAAAACCAACGTAAATAACAGGCTTTCTACCAAAACTATCAGATAATGGCCCAGAAATTAATTGTCCGAAACCCAAACCTAAAAAAATCATGGTAATTAATAGCTGGTTATTTTTAGGATTTATAATGCCTACAGTTTGGCTAATATCTGCAATTGCAGGTAAAAGTGCATCTATAGATAATGCTACTAAAGACATTAAAGATGCCATTATAATAATAAACTCTAACTCTGTTTTTTGCTTAATTCCCATAGGGTAAAAGTAGTTTTTTATACCTGATATCTATTTGTGTTTTTCACTTTTAATAATAAAAAAAGGATTGCAAATTGCAATCCTTTTTTTATATGTTTTAGAAAGATGTTTTATTCTTTTCCGATAGCATCTATTTCTCTATTACCACGTGCTTTTGGGTTTTCTCCCCATTGGTTTGTTCCATTTTCACTGTCTGTACAATAAAGAACCAATAACCAAATAGAACCAATTAACGGAATAACACCTATTAAAAGAAACCAACCACTTTTACCAACATCGTGTAGTCTTCTTACAGTAAGTGCTAAACTTGGAATGAAGGTACCTAAAAAATAAATGTAACTTATAAATAGAATACCTGGGCTCTCTAAGACAGCTGCGATTCCTCCAAATACAGCTACTAGTAATATCGATACTATAGCATTAAATAATACAAACATCCAATACTCTTCTCTTCTTGCTCTTCCATTAAAATCTGCGTAATGTTCTTTTAAAACTTTTAAATACCAATTCATCTTTTATTTAGTTTAGTTAATTAGTTAATATTGCCGCGAAAATATAGAAATATTTAAAACAATCCTCTAGATTTTAA from Polaribacter sp. ALD11 includes the following:
- a CDS encoding DUF3037 domain-containing protein codes for the protein MQDKVTFEYAIVRVVPKVEREEFFNVGVLLFSKRKKFLAVKYHINPDKLKALAPDLELTVLNDYLNAWKLICEGEAFGGKIGGLEISDRFRWLAACRSTIIQSSKTHTGLCENPEIELQEIFEKFVL
- a CDS encoding HipA family kinase; this translates as MNKIDIRTVNVTQYLQPLREGGSLPAIVKADDGFLYVLKFRGAGQGKKALIAEFIGGELARAMNLNVPELVFMNLDDSFSKTEPDEEIQDLLKFSIGLNLGLHFLSSAITYDPLVSEVDGLTASKIIVLDSLISNIDRTAKNTNLLNWKNELWVIDNGASLYFHHNWQTWESHLTRTFPLVKDHVLLPKATSLPEASAAIKQIINMDVITEIISKIPEDWLLSEGDSMSPNEMRAAYIAFLNAKIAMIDILVKEAEDAR
- a CDS encoding helix-turn-helix domain-containing protein; this encodes MINSEDFTNRLKKLMEHHQLSASTFADKVGVQRSSISHILSGRNKPSLDFILKVTSEFKDVDIHWLLKGKGIFPKVDVSKENNTTSAPSLFQTNSESGGKKIQRIVVFYSDGTFDEYQK
- a CDS encoding M14 family zinc carboxypeptidase — protein: MSLLSIDFLETIFNKEKESTLSGKWIRYNDIKELFQKYEDTFKVTQLGTSEQETPIYKLKIGAGEKKILLWSQMHGNESTGTKALFDLFNCFLNSTEIEIKFILETCTLLFIPMLNPDGAEVYTRVNGNNIDLNRDAVDRKAKESKLLRGILEAFNPLFCFNLHDQRTIFNVEHTKNPATISFLAPSEEETRALTTGRKETMNVIVAMNEMLQNAIPNYVGRYTDEFYPTATGDNFQKLGYNTILIESGHYPEDYIREDSRKYTFFSIFQGIYHIAKTTNFSSYKDYFKIPNNDKIFYDVIHRFPNSKQNVGYQFKDEIIDNKLISKLIKIEENSLNGKIGHHEIVFES
- a CDS encoding Lrp/AsnC family transcriptional regulator; its protein translation is MKKFILDEIDHQILDILIENARTPFTDIAKQLLVSAGTIHVRVKKMEDEGIIQGSTLTLNYEKMGYSFIAHVGVYLEKTSMTQSVIENLRKISNVTVAYVTAGKYNIFCKVRAKGTNDAKDIIYEIDDIPGVNRTETMIALEESINDKKRMMHAIFKEL
- a CDS encoding thiamine pyrophosphate-dependent enzyme, coding for MSNKIKFIANSIPKEQLLSLYRNILKPRLIEEKMLILLRQGKISKWFSGIGQEAISVGVTAALYDDEYILPMHRNLGVFTTRNIPLYRLFSQWQGKMNGFTKGRDRSFHFGTQEYNIVGMISHLGPQLGIADGIALGNKLKNNNKVCAVFTGEGGTSEGDFHEALNVASVWNLPVLFCVENNGYGLSTPSEEQFNCKNIADKGIGYGMESFIIDGNNILEVYSKVSEIAESIRKKPRPVLLEFKTFRMRGHEEASGTKYVPQETLDLWAQKDPLENFKNFLKEENILTDVIENEYKNEITEEINKHLEKAYNEDKIVPNLETELKDVFKEYEFEDIKPSIEKKNIRFVDAVSEGLLQSMEKHDDLVIMGQDVAEYGGVFKITDGFVEKFGKERVRNTPICESAIVSAAYGLSVNGIKAVVEMQFADFVSSGFNPVVNLLAKSHYRWQQNADIVVRMPCGAGVGAGPFHSQTNEAWFTKTPGLKVVYPAFPQDAKGLLIAAINDPNPVLFFEHKALYRSLYTDVSENYFTTEIGKAALIKEGDEITIISYGAPIHWVLECLENNTTISADVVDLRTLQPLDTDTIYASVKKTGKVIIVQEDSLFGGISSDISALINENCFEFLDAPVKRVASLETPIPFEPSLEKQYLGKNRLEESIQSLLNY
- a CDS encoding NADP-dependent oxidoreductase; this encodes MKNKQIILKNRPKGYPDATTWKLETETIPELEEGEILIQHHYVSLDPAMRGWMNDTKSYIPPVELEHVMRAGAIGKVIKNNNNPKFEIGDCVTSWGGVQQYSVSNGDGWFKVDEKLASMPMYLGTLGMPGMTAYFGILEVGKIKEGDIVLVSGAAGAVGSIVGQIAKLKGCTVIGIAGGPEKCEYLKNELGFDDAIDYKNENIYSALKKKCPKGIDVFFDNVGGVILDAALSKLRMHAKVVICGAISQYNNKHKINGPSNYLSLLVTRSTMQGMVVMDYSKDFGKAAKEMGVWLEEGKLKSKEDIYEGIENFQETYNRLFSGEKKGKLVLKVIA
- a CDS encoding CPXCG motif-containing cysteine-rich protein gives rise to the protein MEQEHFFQCPHCWEEISMILDASVRQQTYIEDCEVCCNPIEVSPTFEDGELIEFRSLSIEQ
- a CDS encoding pseudouridine synthase; its protein translation is MSITVVFEDEYLLCVSKPNNMLVHHAHHSRNVADETSLLQLIQEEKGLKVYPIHRLDRKTSGIILLAKETTFVSKFQELFTNNEIEKTYYGVVRGFSPEAKTIDSPVKGRDANVHKEALTHLKTLAQVTLDVPVKPYDSSRYSLIELKPKTGRMHQLRVHTSKISHPLIGDAKYGDKNHDLMFDENFGWKNMFLHAGKLAFKHPFTNEELVLKATFPDDWISLFEEFSWANPLVEK
- a CDS encoding DUF4251 domain-containing protein encodes the protein MLKILLHWAEVNNLKEQVHSNNIEATFNWAQPMSLNNNVRGLEKLLPQGSSSNNINLIGNSNFFRIKNDRIHIDLPYYGQQQMSRGYTSDGGIKFKGAAAKVVKIYNAEKGAYVLKYSLNAENENYEVLLTLYANNKSNLNVSSSHRSNISYTGSWSALKKTSN
- a CDS encoding multidrug effflux MFS transporter, whose amino-acid sequence is MGIKQKTELEFIIIMASLMSLVALSIDALLPAIADISQTVGIINPKNNQLLITMIFLGLGFGQLISGPLSDSFGRKPVIYVGFVVFSLASLVCVFATSLEMMIVGRILQGIGLSAPRTISIAMVRDRFSGNYMAKVMSFIVVIFILVPVVAPAIGKIMLDLYGWKSIFYSQLLFGFFVMIWLWKRQPETLQPEKRKKFKISLFVSGVKEFLRHKDAVIFTLFSGFITGSFMVYLSASQQIFEQQYNLKEEFPFIFAGLAIGIGFATFLNGTLVVKLGMLKLIKIFTIVFTLVPVVYILLYSGESNPSIYILVTFFWLQFFAIGFLFGNTRALAMQPIGHIAGIGAAINGFVSTIMAVPIATYIGSFINKTALPLFIGFFVCGVASLLLVQYLNLTKKKAV
- a CDS encoding DUF805 domain-containing protein, coding for MNWYLKVLKEHYADFNGRARREEYWMFVLFNAIVSILLVAVFGGIAAVLESPGILFISYIYFLGTFIPSLALTVRRLHDVGKSGWFLLIGVIPLIGSIWLLVLYCTDSENGTNQWGENPKARGNREIDAIGKE